Proteins from one Lachnospiraceae bacterium KGMB03038 genomic window:
- a CDS encoding response regulator transcription factor, whose protein sequence is MQSYIMIIEDEPDISGLLVKILQEAGYRTCQAFSGTEAELLLEKSVPDLILLDLMLPGMSGEELLEKIREQFQYDVPVLVLSAKNSLSDKVTLLKIGADDYITKPFEPEEVLARVQAALRRAGKNPQIPRSLSHKNLVLFPEARRAVAGGEELSLTAHEYDILFLLMQNPDKVYSRENLYELVWHGGYYGENNTVNVHVSNLRRKLKAVDPENEYIQTVYGIGFKLQ, encoded by the coding sequence ATGCAGTCTTATATTATGATCATCGAAGACGAGCCAGACATCAGCGGCCTGCTGGTGAAGATACTACAGGAGGCGGGCTACAGGACCTGTCAGGCATTTTCCGGCACAGAAGCAGAACTTTTGCTGGAGAAAAGCGTGCCGGACCTTATCCTGCTGGATCTTATGCTGCCCGGCATGTCCGGGGAAGAACTACTGGAGAAAATAAGGGAGCAGTTTCAGTATGACGTTCCCGTCCTGGTGCTGTCAGCGAAGAACAGTCTGTCAGACAAAGTGACGCTGCTAAAGATCGGGGCTGACGATTATATCACAAAGCCTTTCGAGCCAGAGGAGGTTCTTGCCAGAGTGCAGGCGGCCCTGCGGAGGGCTGGAAAGAATCCCCAGATTCCGAGAAGTCTGTCCCATAAGAATCTGGTCCTGTTTCCAGAGGCCCGCCGGGCTGTGGCAGGCGGAGAGGAACTGTCACTGACGGCTCATGAATATGATATTCTGTTCCTGCTGATGCAGAATCCAGATAAGGTATATTCCCGGGAAAATCTCTATGAACTGGTATGGCACGGCGGATATTATGGGGAAAATAATACGGTCAACGTCCATGTCAGTAATCTGCGCAGGAAACTGAAAGCGGTAGATCCGGAGAATGAATATATCCAGACCGTATATGGGATTGGATTTAAGCTCCAGTGA
- a CDS encoding (deoxy)nucleoside triphosphate pyrophosphohydrolase yields MKTIKVVAAIIVHKNQVFATQRGYGEFKDGWEFPGGKVEPGESSKEALRREILEELDTEIEVGNLLDTVEYDYPDFHLSMDCFFCTVKSGDLILKEHEAARWLTAETLDDVDWLPADQGLIEKIRRHL; encoded by the coding sequence ATGAAAACTATAAAAGTTGTCGCTGCGATTATCGTACATAAGAATCAAGTTTTCGCCACGCAACGTGGTTATGGAGAATTCAAAGACGGATGGGAGTTCCCCGGAGGAAAAGTAGAGCCAGGTGAAAGTTCCAAAGAAGCATTAAGGCGAGAAATTCTGGAAGAACTAGATACGGAAATTGAAGTGGGAAATCTTCTGGATACTGTAGAATACGACTATCCAGACTTTCATCTCTCCATGGATTGTTTTTTCTGTACCGTCAAATCCGGCGATCTGATCTTGAAAGAACATGAAGCCGCAAGATGGCTTACAGCAGAAACCTTAGATGATGTGGATTGGCTTCCGGCAGATCAGGGATTGATTGAAAAAATCAGAAGACATCTGTAG